One Roseimaritima multifibrata DNA window includes the following coding sequences:
- a CDS encoding IS91 family transposase: protein MAVTLQSIFQQHFDAFAERHRLSRDMFRAAWAVRHCRTRELGGHVNSCPDGHFHQIAYNSCRHRSCPQCGWLPKEQWLAGWRTRLLPCPHHHIIFTVPHSLNDLWRFNKAAFADTLFAAASQTLSELLGDVKFLGGRVGVLAALHTWNQELKSHVHLHTIVTAGGLDGDGQWRKPVKKCLLPRKVLMIKFRGKFKAMLREKLRQGRMKLPPGMTGDAFERLLRELTAVPWNVKVFDAYRNGVSVATYLARYIKGGPIGNSRLLSLKNGRVVFRYRLPHRRGGDGKRQAKMDLPVDTFIGRWLQHVPPRRFQTVRGYGLYCGNQHSRWECAAEALGVRVDVNAGDDLSVEEIRDWQDWCEAAGMSDVCRCPKCNKRLVSHHEFASGRGPPVGALPYRQSVKQGNVAGGMIA, encoded by the coding sequence ATGGCAGTCACACTTCAATCGATATTCCAGCAGCACTTCGACGCTTTTGCTGAGAGGCATCGTCTCTCACGCGACATGTTTCGTGCGGCTTGGGCGGTACGCCACTGCCGGACCCGTGAGCTCGGTGGCCACGTCAACAGCTGCCCTGACGGTCACTTCCACCAGATCGCGTACAACTCGTGCCGGCACCGCAGTTGTCCGCAGTGCGGTTGGCTGCCCAAAGAGCAATGGCTCGCCGGTTGGCGGACGCGGTTGCTTCCCTGTCCCCATCATCACATCATCTTCACCGTCCCTCATTCGCTGAACGATCTCTGGCGATTTAACAAGGCCGCATTCGCCGACACGTTGTTTGCCGCTGCCTCGCAGACGCTGAGCGAACTGCTCGGTGACGTTAAGTTCCTCGGCGGCCGTGTTGGCGTTCTGGCGGCCCTGCACACGTGGAACCAGGAGCTGAAATCGCACGTCCACTTGCACACGATCGTGACGGCCGGTGGTCTCGATGGCGACGGACAATGGCGGAAGCCCGTGAAAAAGTGCTTGTTGCCGCGGAAGGTGTTGATGATCAAGTTTCGGGGTAAGTTCAAGGCGATGCTCCGCGAGAAGCTTCGGCAGGGACGGATGAAGCTGCCGCCTGGCATGACTGGCGATGCTTTCGAACGTTTACTGAGGGAACTGACTGCGGTTCCCTGGAACGTTAAGGTCTTCGACGCCTATCGAAACGGTGTCAGTGTGGCGACGTATCTGGCTCGCTACATCAAAGGGGGACCGATCGGGAATTCACGCTTACTCTCGCTGAAGAACGGACGTGTTGTGTTCCGGTATCGCTTGCCGCATCGTCGCGGAGGGGATGGGAAGAGGCAGGCCAAGATGGACCTTCCGGTCGATACGTTTATCGGTCGCTGGCTGCAGCATGTGCCGCCGAGGCGTTTTCAGACGGTGCGTGGCTATGGGCTGTACTGCGGAAATCAGCACTCGCGTTGGGAGTGTGCCGCCGAAGCGCTGGGTGTTCGTGTTGACGTTAACGCCGGAGACGATTTGTCGGTTGAGGAGATTCGCGATTGGCAGGATTGGTGCGAAGCGGCAGGGATGAGCGATGTGTGTCGTTGTCCGAAGTGCAATAAGCGGTTGGTCAGTCATCACGAATTCGCGTCGGGTCGCGGACCGCCGGTGGGAGCTTTGCCGTATCGCCAGAGCGTCAAGCAAGGCAATGTTGCAGGAGGCATGATTGCATGA
- the ltrA gene encoding group II intron reverse transcriptase/maturase, translating to MKNKEEPSAHSRRGNPLVQVDLYFPDNVGTETTGSPSRPGDTAATRVEQPALSNSPESLMQHVVADANFEAAWKNVKRNRGAPGPDGITIAEFPDWFRPRWQSIRQQLLDGTYRPDPVRRKTIDKPDGGKRLLGIPNIVDRLIQQAIVQILTPVFDPQFSDSSHGFRPKRSAHGAAKQVRRTVRRGYRFVADFDLSKFFDRVQHDVLMSRVARRVRDKRLLQLIGRYLRAGVMVEGVLQPTDLGTPQGGPLSPILSNILLDDLDKELERRGLPFVRYADDFAVFAKSPRAAERIMRSVGRYVAKKLRLVVNEEKSRVLACTEFEFLGFSFPNSRANINVAVKSILRFKQRVREITGRSRGISMDRRLGELRRYVRGWMGYFGIASQLKLFDKLDQWIRRRIRMCYWKQWKRPKRRREMLIRLGVPRRQAIRHARSRKGHWRMAKTIASNVGLTNKWLQEEGLLSLKTLWAQLAPLRRTA from the coding sequence ATGAAGAACAAGGAGGAGCCATCGGCCCACTCACGGCGAGGGAACCCCTTGGTGCAAGTTGATCTGTATTTTCCAGACAACGTCGGCACCGAGACCACCGGTTCACCATCCCGACCGGGAGATACCGCTGCGACGCGGGTCGAGCAGCCAGCCTTGAGCAACTCACCAGAGTCGCTGATGCAGCACGTGGTCGCCGACGCCAATTTCGAAGCCGCTTGGAAGAACGTGAAGCGAAACCGCGGAGCCCCTGGCCCCGATGGGATTACGATCGCGGAATTCCCGGACTGGTTTCGTCCTCGTTGGCAGTCGATCCGGCAACAGCTGCTCGATGGCACGTATCGCCCCGACCCGGTGCGACGCAAGACCATCGACAAGCCCGATGGCGGCAAGCGTTTGCTTGGTATTCCAAACATCGTCGACCGCTTGATTCAACAGGCCATCGTCCAGATTCTCACGCCTGTGTTCGATCCGCAATTTAGCGATTCGAGCCACGGGTTTCGGCCTAAACGCTCGGCTCACGGAGCCGCCAAGCAAGTACGCCGGACGGTCCGGCGCGGCTACCGCTTCGTAGCAGACTTCGATTTATCGAAGTTTTTCGATCGAGTCCAACACGATGTCTTGATGTCGCGTGTGGCTCGTCGAGTTCGCGACAAGCGGCTACTGCAATTGATCGGACGCTACTTGCGAGCCGGTGTGATGGTCGAAGGTGTGCTGCAACCGACCGATCTAGGAACCCCGCAAGGCGGTCCACTGAGCCCGATATTAAGCAACATCCTGCTTGATGATCTGGACAAAGAACTGGAACGTCGCGGGCTCCCGTTCGTTCGCTATGCGGATGATTTTGCGGTCTTCGCGAAGTCGCCCCGGGCGGCCGAGCGGATCATGAGGTCGGTCGGACGTTACGTAGCGAAGAAACTTCGCTTGGTAGTCAATGAGGAGAAGAGCCGCGTGTTGGCTTGCACGGAGTTCGAGTTCCTAGGGTTCTCGTTCCCGAATTCGCGAGCGAACATCAACGTGGCTGTTAAGTCCATCCTTCGCTTCAAACAGCGTGTCCGCGAGATCACCGGCAGAAGCCGCGGGATCTCGATGGACCGCCGACTGGGCGAGCTGCGACGATACGTTCGCGGCTGGATGGGTTACTTCGGGATCGCGTCGCAACTGAAGCTGTTCGATAAACTCGACCAGTGGATCCGTCGCCGCATTCGGATGTGCTACTGGAAACAGTGGAAACGACCGAAACGTCGACGGGAAATGTTGATTCGATTGGGAGTTCCTCGCCGTCAAGCGATCCGTCACGCACGCAGCCGCAAGGGTCACTGGCGAATGGCTAAAACCATCGCCAGTAACGTTGGACTGACCAACAAATGGCTCCAAGAGGAAGGCTTACTCAGCTTGAAGACTCTGTGGGCCCAGCTTGCTCCGCTTCGTCGAACCGCGTAG
- a CDS encoding addiction module protein, protein MNVDQTILDLSTLPISDRLRVVHAIWDSLPDDVDLSATPEQQAELDRRLAAHRSDPSTAISHDELMRRVQSRR, encoded by the coding sequence ATGAACGTTGATCAGACTATTTTAGACCTATCCACGCTTCCGATCAGTGATCGACTTCGCGTCGTACATGCAATCTGGGATTCGCTACCTGACGATGTGGACCTATCAGCGACCCCAGAGCAGCAGGCAGAACTTGATCGCCGACTGGCTGCCCATCGCTCCGACCCCAGTACGGCCATCTCACACGATGAACTGATGCGACGCGTCCAAAGTCGTCGCTAG
- a CDS encoding type II toxin-antitoxin system RelE/ParE family toxin, with protein sequence MWHLSYRPEVEDDVADAVIWYDNKRSGLGDELLFEYLAAIQRIRDNPRSFAIAANGLRPCRLKRFSYIIHFDVDGDDILVVALMGGGRNDSAFTLRNG encoded by the coding sequence GTGTGGCACCTGTCTTATCGCCCGGAAGTCGAGGATGATGTTGCGGATGCCGTCATTTGGTACGACAACAAGCGCTCAGGGCTGGGCGATGAGTTGCTGTTCGAATATTTAGCGGCGATACAACGCATCCGTGACAATCCGCGTTCGTTCGCTATTGCGGCCAATGGACTTCGGCCATGCCGCCTTAAACGGTTTTCGTACATCATACACTTTGATGTGGATGGCGACGATATCTTGGTGGTTGCCTTGATGGGCGGTGGTCGTAATGATTCAGCATTCACTCTCCGAAACGGGTAA
- a CDS encoding four helix bundle protein: protein MNDPIFDHDRLDVYCLSIEYVADAFDVCKSLSGLHRHARDQWLCAAQSIPLNIAEGNGKRSLKDRARIFDIARGSSFECAAIQDVLVATGGVNASTSRDLKSKLKRIVAMLTRMAMKFDGVNEPSVDYAVAIDYEHRDAEHEHEHESGAEPSRAPEDGLRGF, encoded by the coding sequence ATGAACGATCCAATCTTCGACCACGATCGGCTCGATGTTTATTGTCTCTCGATCGAATACGTTGCTGATGCATTTGACGTTTGCAAATCGCTCAGCGGATTGCATCGTCACGCCCGCGACCAATGGCTTTGCGCCGCCCAGTCGATTCCGCTGAATATCGCCGAGGGCAACGGCAAACGAAGCTTGAAGGATCGTGCTCGAATTTTCGACATAGCTCGCGGTTCGTCGTTTGAATGCGCGGCGATTCAAGATGTCTTGGTCGCGACTGGTGGGGTGAACGCCTCAACGAGTCGCGATTTGAAGTCCAAGCTCAAGCGAATCGTGGCAATGTTGACCCGGATGGCCATGAAGTTTGACGGCGTCAACGAACCTTCGGTAGACTATGCCGTGGCGATCGATTACGAGCACCGCGATGCTGAGCACGAGCACGAGCACGAAAGCGGGGCAGAACCAAGCCGTGCGCCCGAGGACGGCTTGCGCGGTTTCTGA
- a CDS encoding four helix bundle protein — protein sequence MNDPVFDHDRLDVYRLSIEYVADAFDVCKSLSGLHRHARDQWLRAAQSIPLNIAEGNGKRSLKDRARFFDIARGSSFECAAIQDVLFAPGGVNDSTSRDLKSKLKRIVAMLIRMAMKFDGVQERSVDYAVAVDYEHEHRDAEHEHEHESGAEPSRAPEDGLRGF from the coding sequence ATGAACGATCCAGTCTTCGACCACGATCGGCTCGATGTTTATCGTCTCTCGATCGAATACGTTGCTGATGCATTTGACGTTTGCAAATCGCTCAGCGGATTGCATCGTCATGCCCGCGACCAATGGCTTCGCGCCGCCCAGTCGATTCCGCTGAATATCGCCGAGGGCAACGGCAAACGAAGCTTGAAGGATCGTGCTCGATTTTTCGACATAGCTCGCGGTTCGTCGTTTGAATGCGCGGCGATTCAAGATGTATTGTTCGCGCCTGGTGGGGTGAACGACTCAACGAGTCGCGACTTAAAGTCCAAGCTCAAGCGAATCGTAGCAATGTTGATCCGGATGGCCATGAAGTTTGACGGCGTCCAAGAACGTTCGGTAGACTATGCCGTGGCGGTCGATTACGAGCACGAGCACCGCGATGCTGAGCACGAGCACGAGCACGAAAGCGGGGCAGAACCAAGCCGTGCGCCCGAGGACGGCTTGCGCGGTTTCTGA
- a CDS encoding alpha/beta hydrolase family esterase, protein MKRFLIGLLSLVSIAVLAWWLLHKRPLNADVQVRELTVDGSVRTYRIVVPYNLVSPAPVLFAFHGIGDSTDSMAQYSQLDRLAAGNGFILVYPAALNSMWSTINIDPADLDANPDVRFFDDLYAQLASEHSIASDRIYLAGMPNGGSFVHILATARPKMIAAFVAHSGLRPRELGDCDHSIPMVLLAGANDSVAPIMNFNADRYRSAGCTVDYIEIPRLAHEWSARHNRVIWRFLSAHDRDSTEEAEP, encoded by the coding sequence GTGAAACGTTTTCTCATTGGGCTACTCTCCCTCGTTTCAATTGCCGTTTTAGCGTGGTGGCTTCTTCACAAGAGACCACTCAATGCTGACGTTCAAGTCCGTGAACTTACCGTGGACGGCAGCGTTCGCACCTATCGCATCGTGGTTCCGTACAACTTGGTTTCGCCTGCCCCGGTTTTATTTGCTTTTCATGGTATTGGCGATTCTACCGATTCGATGGCCCAATACTCCCAACTTGATCGTCTTGCGGCGGGCAACGGATTCATTCTCGTATATCCCGCTGCATTAAATTCGATGTGGTCAACCATCAACATCGATCCAGCCGACCTCGATGCTAACCCGGATGTTCGGTTCTTCGATGACTTGTATGCTCAGTTAGCTTCCGAACACAGCATCGCCTCCGATCGCATCTACCTTGCCGGAATGCCAAACGGTGGCTCGTTTGTTCATATCTTGGCCACTGCTAGGCCGAAAATGATTGCCGCGTTCGTCGCGCACTCGGGATTGCGACCGCGAGAACTTGGCGATTGTGACCATTCAATTCCGATGGTGCTATTGGCCGGTGCCAACGATTCGGTTGCACCGATCATGAATTTCAATGCTGATCGATATCGCTCCGCTGGATGCACCGTCGATTATATTGAGATCCCAAGACTGGCGCATGAATGGTCGGCACGGCATAATCGGGTGATATGGCGATTCCTTTCCGCCCACGACCGGGATAGCACGGAAGAGGCAGAACCATAA
- a CDS encoding helix-turn-helix domain-containing protein produces the protein MSERKKGTSIRPLARVLDRIDRPTWLIDAEGRLAYLSAACQTWLGVDPEDLLGCATTLSHDGEIPSPSPSPSTAEAGLSATQRSGLATQLAAPLGLLENGQAHSRVTPISKGQKRPAQDVLFIALDEHATQVLAIAGHPLPGSQQADQQLAIQLENELKTWRQKLPPFSQLPITLGTSPSAGRLQRQLLLASASYEHLLFVGPSGCGSESMVRAIRQHRLQKLGNHSKPDSDVQRRADLDSPLIVVDGGLMDAELLEATLAPMTDRLRESPSSVATVVLRDLEQMPLVAQSRFDQICDLFAERLFIAALSRKSFPQLQAENQLTPSLAAKLGVFQIEVESLADRAADLPLIATAILQRRRSQGEGRAERFNREAMEAILIYPWPRNFQELEETVRHAIRNCQGPAILLEHLPLAIRSYRPPDPSNPQSRLLHLDESLQKMERQLILKAIDQADGNRAEAARNLGISRGRLLRRLQEFEEAPES, from the coding sequence ATGTCTGAGCGAAAAAAAGGAACAAGCATCCGCCCACTGGCGCGGGTGCTAGACCGTATCGACCGACCGACTTGGTTGATCGATGCGGAGGGCCGGTTGGCTTATCTTTCGGCAGCCTGCCAAACCTGGCTTGGCGTCGATCCCGAAGACCTGCTTGGCTGTGCGACAACCCTGTCGCACGATGGCGAAATACCTTCCCCTTCCCCTTCCCCTTCCACTGCCGAAGCGGGACTCTCTGCCACCCAACGCAGCGGCCTTGCGACTCAGCTTGCGGCCCCGCTTGGGTTACTGGAAAATGGTCAGGCTCACAGCAGGGTGACCCCCATTTCCAAAGGTCAAAAACGACCAGCTCAGGACGTCTTGTTTATCGCGCTCGATGAACATGCCACCCAAGTTCTGGCGATTGCCGGACACCCGCTCCCCGGTTCTCAGCAAGCCGATCAACAGCTTGCCATCCAGCTGGAAAACGAACTAAAAACGTGGCGACAAAAATTGCCGCCATTCTCCCAGCTACCGATCACACTCGGGACTTCCCCCAGTGCCGGACGGCTGCAGCGACAACTGCTGCTGGCCAGTGCATCTTACGAACACCTGCTGTTTGTCGGTCCTTCCGGATGCGGAAGCGAATCGATGGTGCGTGCGATCCGGCAACATCGGCTGCAAAAGCTTGGCAACCATTCCAAACCAGATTCGGATGTTCAACGCCGCGCCGACCTGGACAGCCCCTTAATCGTCGTTGACGGCGGGTTGATGGATGCGGAGCTGCTAGAAGCGACACTCGCTCCGATGACCGATCGCCTGAGAGAATCCCCCTCGTCGGTCGCTACCGTCGTACTGAGGGATCTAGAACAAATGCCCTTGGTGGCTCAGTCGCGGTTCGATCAGATATGCGATCTATTTGCCGAGCGACTATTCATTGCGGCCCTTAGCCGGAAATCTTTTCCACAGCTGCAAGCAGAAAACCAGCTGACCCCATCTTTGGCAGCAAAGCTGGGCGTCTTTCAAATCGAAGTCGAATCGCTAGCCGACCGAGCTGCAGACCTGCCACTGATCGCAACGGCCATCCTGCAGCGCAGGCGATCGCAAGGAGAAGGCCGAGCCGAACGATTCAATCGGGAAGCGATGGAGGCGATCCTGATCTATCCCTGGCCCAGAAACTTCCAAGAACTTGAGGAAACCGTTCGGCACGCGATTCGAAACTGCCAAGGTCCGGCGATCCTTCTAGAACACCTCCCGCTTGCGATCCGCAGCTACCGCCCGCCCGATCCGTCCAACCCACAATCACGGCTTCTGCACCTGGACGAAAGCCTGCAGAAAATGGAGCGGCAACTGATCCTCAAGGCGATCGATCAAGCCGACGGGAATCGCGCCGAGGCCGCCAGAAATCTTGGAATCAGCCGCGGGCGTTTGCTCCGGCGTCTTCAAGAATTCGAAGAGGCTCCGGAATCATGA
- a CDS encoding calmodulin-binding protein → MLAILVGLGAGLSAEADADQRAYGRSWGGDASSRDWNRFYHYPYVYYPQNFYGQEYYQSSDSMYHRYPAEMRIPVYNKKWHNAYPSNRRYHFGSHFITDVF, encoded by the coding sequence ATGCTGGCCATATTGGTGGGCTTGGGTGCGGGATTATCCGCCGAAGCCGATGCTGACCAACGTGCCTACGGCCGCTCGTGGGGTGGCGATGCCAGCTCTCGCGACTGGAATCGCTTCTATCACTACCCGTACGTATACTATCCACAGAATTTCTACGGCCAAGAATACTACCAGAGCAGTGATAGCATGTATCATCGCTATCCAGCAGAAATGCGGATTCCGGTTTACAACAAAAAATGGCACAACGCGTACCCATCGAATCGACGTTACCACTTTGGATCGCACTTTATCACGGACGTCTTTTAG
- a CDS encoding serine hydrolase domain-containing protein — MDMSPNFVAGYVAPGFERVKEEFERNFIERGEVGAACTIFHRGEKVIDLTGGYRCQRQQTPWTDDTLSLSFSVTKGMAAAAMAIAHSRNYFELDAPVAEYWPEFAQAGKRGITVRQLLSHQAGLVATNRRLETDQIADLDGLAKILAKQAPLWQPGLRHGYHTLTLGWYQNELLRRTDPQGRSLGQFFEEEIATPLGVEFYIGVPEHVDTNRLSTIEGFHRTELLAHLRSLPARMVLSGAWPWSLVAKSIRVLKAQNPAVLGDPEFRKLEIPSANGIGTAAAVAKIYSVLAGGGTELGLQNTTFQELVAPAISPIGGPQDMILKLDTRYTMGFSRPSEGLQFGRSPAAFGCPGAGGSFGMADPAIDLGYAYLTNKMGFCLFDDPRERAVREACYECIQSNPAEVRFAA, encoded by the coding sequence ATGGACATGTCGCCGAACTTTGTTGCTGGTTACGTTGCCCCCGGTTTCGAGCGGGTGAAAGAGGAATTTGAACGCAACTTTATCGAACGTGGTGAGGTCGGCGCTGCCTGCACGATTTTTCACCGTGGCGAAAAAGTGATTGACCTGACAGGCGGCTACCGTTGCCAGCGTCAACAGACCCCATGGACCGACGACACCCTTTCCCTATCGTTTTCGGTAACCAAGGGAATGGCCGCCGCTGCGATGGCGATCGCCCACAGCCGAAACTATTTCGAACTGGATGCCCCGGTAGCGGAATACTGGCCCGAATTTGCCCAAGCCGGTAAGCGAGGGATCACCGTCCGTCAGCTGCTGTCACATCAAGCCGGATTGGTCGCGACCAACCGTCGTTTGGAAACCGATCAAATCGCCGACCTGGACGGATTGGCAAAAATCCTCGCCAAGCAAGCCCCTCTCTGGCAGCCAGGATTACGACATGGTTACCACACACTCACTCTCGGCTGGTACCAGAACGAATTGCTACGGCGAACCGACCCACAGGGACGTAGCCTAGGACAATTCTTTGAAGAAGAAATCGCGACTCCGCTGGGCGTCGAATTCTACATTGGCGTCCCCGAGCACGTCGACACAAACCGGCTTAGCACCATCGAAGGTTTCCATCGGACCGAACTGCTTGCTCACCTGCGATCGCTGCCGGCTAGGATGGTTCTGTCCGGAGCCTGGCCATGGTCGTTGGTGGCAAAATCGATCCGAGTGCTGAAGGCTCAGAACCCTGCGGTTCTCGGAGACCCTGAATTCCGAAAACTTGAAATCCCTTCCGCCAACGGGATCGGAACCGCTGCGGCGGTCGCCAAAATTTACTCCGTCTTGGCAGGCGGTGGCACCGAGCTAGGACTTCAGAACACCACGTTCCAAGAACTGGTCGCGCCAGCCATCTCACCAATCGGCGGACCACAGGACATGATCCTCAAGCTTGACACCCGTTACACGATGGGTTTCTCGCGTCCCAGCGAAGGCTTGCAGTTTGGACGATCCCCCGCTGCTTTTGGATGCCCAGGCGCCGGCGGTTCTTTTGGAATGGCCGACCCTGCAATCGATTTGGGATACGCCTACCTGACAAACAAAATGGGATTCTGTTTGTTCGATGACCCGCGTGAACGAGCCGTTCGCGAAGCGTGTTATGAGTGCATCCAGTCCAATCCAGCGGAAGTCCGTTTCGCCGCCTGA
- a CDS encoding glycosyltransferase family 4 protein translates to MPIQSLPHHKSVGSDTDRNDYNGPLKICCTIHSLAGGGAERVMAGLTGHLADRNHQVCLLTLDDGSADRHLVDPRVERNCLRLMRVSTSPLDAIRNTRRRITALRSAIAAQQPDVVLSFCDRMNILTLIAAKPLSIPVVAAERNDPKEQKLGTVWETMRRWSYRSAARLIALTERNAESMQSWNRHPIEVIPSAIDAIPAVSKESSPGETSTPPGSTKRRTILGVGRLVDQKGFDRLIKAFLQHAESNPEWDLVIAGEGPDRIELENLYSDSPHRHRIRMPGWQRPIEPLYQQADVFALPSRYEGFPSALLEAMSAGLPAIAIDCPTGPREIIQDGVDGMLVNAETFSEGLAQLMKAPDKRQELGNAARNVVKRYGWPAMVDRYEEVLYSASHGDRKN, encoded by the coding sequence ATGCCCATTCAATCGTTGCCGCACCACAAATCGGTAGGTTCTGATACCGATCGTAACGATTATAACGGTCCTCTCAAGATCTGTTGCACGATCCACTCCTTGGCTGGCGGGGGGGCAGAACGGGTTATGGCGGGTTTAACGGGCCACCTGGCGGACCGAAACCACCAAGTTTGCCTACTGACTCTGGATGATGGGTCTGCGGATCGGCACCTTGTCGACCCCCGAGTCGAACGGAATTGCCTCCGGCTGATGCGGGTCAGCACCTCGCCCCTTGATGCCATCCGCAATACACGGCGACGAATCACGGCCCTCCGCAGTGCAATCGCAGCACAGCAACCCGATGTCGTGCTCAGTTTTTGCGATCGCATGAACATCCTGACGCTGATCGCCGCCAAACCGCTATCGATCCCGGTGGTCGCCGCCGAACGGAACGATCCCAAAGAACAAAAATTAGGGACGGTTTGGGAAACCATGCGCCGCTGGAGCTATCGCTCGGCGGCAAGACTAATCGCCCTAACCGAACGCAATGCCGAAAGCATGCAATCCTGGAACCGGCACCCTATCGAAGTCATCCCTTCGGCGATCGACGCTATCCCCGCCGTCAGTAAAGAATCCAGCCCTGGGGAAACTTCCACACCCCCCGGATCGACAAAGCGACGAACGATCCTTGGCGTCGGACGCTTGGTCGATCAAAAAGGATTCGACCGTTTAATCAAAGCCTTTCTGCAACATGCGGAATCGAATCCAGAATGGGACTTGGTCATCGCCGGAGAAGGGCCTGATCGAATCGAACTAGAAAACCTTTATTCAGACAGCCCCCATCGCCACCGCATCCGGATGCCTGGATGGCAACGCCCCATCGAACCGCTTTACCAACAAGCGGACGTTTTTGCATTGCCAAGTCGCTACGAAGGGTTTCCGTCGGCATTGCTAGAGGCGATGTCCGCGGGGCTCCCCGCGATTGCTATCGATTGCCCCACCGGACCGCGTGAAATCATCCAGGATGGAGTGGATGGCATGCTGGTCAACGCCGAGACATTTTCCGAAGGTCTCGCACAATTAATGAAGGCTCCCGACAAACGTCAGGAACTGGGGAATGCCGCTCGAAACGTTGTAAAACGCTACGGCTGGCCAGCGATGGTCGATCGCTATGAGGAAGTCCTCTACTCGGCGTCGCATGGAGACCGCAAAAATTGA